Genomic DNA from Paenibacillus donghaensis:
GCGCAGCGATCTGGGCATTCTGTACATTAATGAGAGCAATTATAAGCTAATGAATAAGCTGTTCAGCGACGGCAACCTGAAGTTTACACCGCTTTTTAATACGGTTCCCCATGTGTATCTCAGAGACAGCCATCCGCTAGCACATAAGGAGAGTATCTGCCTCGAGGATATTCATTCGTTCCCGTATGTGACCTTTGAGCAGGGGCAGAACAATTCCTTGCATTTCTCCGAGGAGATGCTGAGCTTCACCGGAACGGACAAGCATATCAAGGTTACGGACCGCGCCACACTCAGCCATCTGCTGCTGGGCACGGATTGTTACACAGTGGGTACGGGCATTCTGGCTTCCGAGCTGGACGGTGACGGGATGCTTACCATCCCTTTTGACAGTGAAGAGGTGTTCACCGTGGGCTGGATTGCCCATAAGGACCGCAAAGCCAGCCCTATAGCCTCCGCCTATATAGATTTGCTCAACGACCTGGTGGCCCGCAAGAGCTTCGAATTCAACCAATTTCTACTATAGAAGCAATGAATATATATCCTATAAAAAAAGCAGGAGGACGCTATGATTAGTCCCGTAACTGGAACCCGACGAACCGCCCCACCTTTTCGCAGCGAAATCGTAGGCAGCTTTCTGCGCACCGAGGAGATCCATGAGGCCCGCAGGCTGCAGGAGCTGGGGGAGATCACCGCAGAGCAGCTGTATGCTGTGGAAACTGCTGAAATCCGCAAGCTGCTGCGTATGGAACAAGAACTCGGACTGCAAGCTGTAACCGACGGCGAATTCCGCCGCTCCTGGTGGCATCTGGATTTCTTCCTTGGCCTTCAAGGTACGGTGAAGATTGACCTTAATCCTGCCGGAGGCCGGCCGGAAGCCAACCAGCGTGCGGAGAGCTTCCGCATCATCGACCGGATTTCCTTCAAGGACCATCCGATGGTCCGGCAGTTTAAGGATCTCAAGGCTATGACCGCGAACAGTGTACCCAAAATGACGATTCCATCACCAGCGCTGTTTCATTTTGTGGAGAATCATAACGGAAATGACGTCTATCCTGATCAGGAAACGCTCTATCAGGACATCATTGCCGTCTATAAGGATGCGCTGCAAGCGTTCTACGACGCTGGTTGTCGTTACCTCCAGCTGGATGATACCACCTGGGGCACGCTCTGCAGCGGCCGCCACCGTGCGCATCTGCGCAGCCGGGGGATTGACCCCGACCAGCTGGCGAAGGACTATGTGCGGCTGATCAACGAGAGCATCAGCGGCCGTCCGGCCGATATGACCGTAGCGCTTCACGTCTGTAGGGGCAATTTCCGCTCGGCCTGGTTCGCCGCCGGGGGCTATGAGCCGATTGCCAGTGAATTGTTCGCCCATGCGAAGGTGGATGTTTTTTTCCTGGAGTATGATAATGAACGTTCCGGCGGCTTCGAGCCGCTACGGTTTATCAAGGACCAGTTCGTGGTGCTCGGCCTGGTCACTACGAAACACGGCGGGCTGGAGAGCAAGGAGTCACTGAAAGCGCGGATTGAGGAAGCCGCGGAGTATGTTGATATCGAGAAGCTGTGCCTCAGCCCGCAATGCGGCTTCGCCTCCACCGAGGAAGGCAACCGTCTGACCGAAGAGGAGCAGTGGGACAAGCTGCGGCTGGTGAAGGAAACGGCGGATGAGATTTGGGTGTGAGTGGAGAAATGTATGAATCATACAATCGATAGTGTTACTTTTCAACTTCAGGAGCAACATGACCGTATCACAAGCACGGGTGATTAGGAGCGTCCCCACAAGGGGTGCTCCTTTTTTTTGTAGTTGTATTTTAAAACTTTTGGACCCGGCAATACCGCTGCACTGGCCGAAAAAGTCACGAAACAAAAAGCGGCAACGGTATTAAGTCTAATAAATCTGTTATAATTGGCGCAATAAAATTCAAAAACTCAACAGAAAAAGGAGACCCTGCTATGCAACATCAATGGAAAAAAGCGTTCGCGATCATTTTTAGCGGACAAATCTTTTCGATATTGACAACTTCGATGGTTCAATTTTCGATTATTTGGCATTTAACAGAAACAACAGGGTCAGCTTCGGTACTAATGATTGCTGGGCTAGCTGGATTTTTACCACAAGCGATTTTAGGTCCTTTTATAGGCGTCTGGCTTGATCGATGGAACCGTAAAAAAACGATGATTATAGCCGATAGTGCGATTGCATTCTTCAGTTTAGTATTAGGGTTATATTTCTTTTTTGGTGAACCTAGTTTGGCTTTTGTTTATTTGATTTTAATGATACGCTCTATTGCTTCTGCTTTTCATGCTCCAGCATTCCAAGCGGCAATTCCACTCTTAGCGCCTGAAGAGCAATTAACGCGAGTGGCCGGCTGGCAGCAAATGGTTTTCTCATTCTCAAATGTTATTGGGCCTGCGCTTGGAATTGCAGTTTACTCGGCCACTTCTCTTGGGACCGTGTTGTTTTTAGACGTGGCAGGCGCTTTGATCGCAAATATCATGCTGTTGTTTGTTAGCATTCATCAGCCCAAAACAGAGACCCTACAAACCCCTTCATTCTTAAATGAATTCAAACTGGGTTGGGATGCATTTATTAAAGTGAAACCGATTGTCTTAATCACAATGGCTACAGCTGTTTTTGGCATCGTGTTTATGCCGCTTGCGACCCTTTTCCCTTTCATGACGTTATCGTATTTTGGCCGCGGGGGGTATAGTGCGAGCATCGTAGAAGCGGTTTTTGGCATAGGTATGATTATTGGCGGTGTCATGTTGTCTGTACTCGCTTCGAAATGGAAAGATATAACGTATATGAGTTTGAGTTTGGCTTTGATTGGTCTAACCTGTGTGGTTAGCGGCCTGCTTAGTAAAGAGGCTTTTGTTCTATTCGTGATTCTTTCGTTCTTCATGGGATCGGCAGCTCCCTTTTTCAATGGACCTTACATGGCGATGATTCAGAGAGCGTTTGAGCCTGCAATGCTGGGACGCGTTATTTCACTCGTTACTAGTGTGATGCTGCTCTCCTCCCCAATTGGACTCCTGCTGGCAGGACCGATCGTTAATAGGTATGGTGTTCAAGTGTGGTTTTTCTGGTCAGGTGTTGTCATAATATTGACCGGTATATTCATTTTTTTCCGGTTCAAACGTATGCGTGTGGAATTGTAGTAGCTTGAACTTATGAGCTATTTGCAGATGGAAAGGTGAATGATTAGACTGGCATAAAAATCGAACAGCGGCGGACAAGACTTGAAAGATAAAGTCTTAGACGGCCGCTGTTTTTATTGAACTAACGGCCGGTGAAGCGGCGCTGCCAAGGCAGACCATTCCGTCCCCGGCCCAGTTCCTCTCGGAGCTGCAGCGCGGCGAGAATAAGCAGACGACGGAAGCCGTATACAGCAGCCAGGATGAGCTGGTGGCGGATATCGCAGCGGCGTACCGCGATGCGATTCAGGCGTTCTATGAGCTGGGTTGCCGCAACCTTCAGCTAGACGACTGCACCTGGGGCATGCTCTGCGACAAAGGCTACTGGGAATACCGCCAGAAGGAAGGTGTCGATGTGAACGAGATCGCCAAGTTGTATGCGCATATCAACAATGAAGCGATCAAGGACCATCCGGCTGATATGGTAATCACCATGCATGTGTGCCGCGGTAACTTCCACTCCACCTGGGCAGCTTCGGGCGGCTATGAGCCGATTGCTGAAGTTTTGTTCGGCACCGTAGATGTGGACGGCTTATATTTGGAGTTCGACACCGACCGGGCAGGAGGCTTCGCACCGCTGCGCTTCATTAAGGACCAGCAGGTTGTACTTGGCCTGTTCAGCTCCAAAACCGGAGAGCTGGAGAACAAGGAAGAAATATTGAAGCGGATTGCGGAAGCGGCTGAATACGTCGATATCAATCGGCTAAGCATCAGCCCGCAATGCGGCTTCGCCTCCACGGAGGAAGGCAATATCTTGACTGAGGAGCAGCAATGGGCGAAGCTGCGGTTCATCAAAGAGATTGCGGACGGGGTGTGGCAGTAAGCGCGGTTAAGCAGTGTAGACAGGTAAGATAGTCAAAAAGGAACGGCTGTACCGCCCGTGAGGGTAGTGCAGCCGTTTTGGCGTAACCAGTCCCGCTAACACTGAGGCATTGTTCCGCTAGGGCAGAGATCTTGCATCCGCCCTATACCGTGATACGGACTATGTAATATTCATTGCTCACAGCCAGGCCTGACGGGGTGGCATGCTCCCGGAAGTGCTGCTCCACTGCCGGTAGAACTTCGGAGATCATCATCTCGTGGACGGCAGACGTCTGCCCGAAGCAGCTTAAACGGATCACATCGAGTGGTTGATGCAGATACTCCAGATGGGTAACCAGGTCAACAGAGGACTGTGCGAAGTTTCCGCCAGCCAGTTGAGATTCCAGCTTGTCTAATACGGGGCGTTCAGCGGGAATCACTGCCTTGAACAGGGTTGGGATTAAGCCGGCAAGCTCGCCGAGACGATGATCCCCCGGATGCAGTCCGAGTATCAGGCCGCCTTGTCTGACCACTCTGCTCAGATCAGGATAAGCGGAAGTAGGACCTTTGCGATTGTAGGCACAATCGAATTCACCATTCGCAAAAGGCAGAGCGGCTTTGGTGCTGGCGGCGACGAACGAAACATTGGCAAGCTTATGGGCATTGCCGGTCTCGATGAAACCTGGGGTAACATCCAGCCCAACAATGGACTTAACGGATGGACTCCAGGAAATAGTATACGCCCCGTCGCCGCATCCAATGTCCAGCACTCTCTGACCCGGAACCAGTTCAGCAACTTCTTTGTCAAAAATCTGCTCTCCATCCCGGCCAGCAGTGGTGGAATGCCAGGGATATGCGTATTCGCCAGTCAACGCTTCGAGCTGCGCGTACCAGGCAAACGAGTGCGGGGGTAACCAATCCTTATGTGTGGTTGGATCTGCCAATTTCATGGATAGACAACACCTCCTGATCTTTCATGGGTTTGATCTTTAGATAATGTGGAAACATATTGTATATCAGATCGAAGCGGATGGCAACCCACTTCCGAACCTGTGACGTTCCGTACACTTTACGTGGGACGGGCAAGAAGGGTATAATTGTGAAGGTTATTTTTTTAATTCATGTTGAAAGTGAGCGGTTATCCTATGGGTCGTAAATGGAACAATATTAAGGAAAAGAAAGCATCGAAAGACGCCAACACTAGCCGGGTGTACGCGAAATTTGGTGTTGAAATTTATGTTACTGCCAAAAAAGGCGAGCCGGACCCTGAGGCCAACCGTGCGCTGAAGGTCGTTCTGGAGCGTGCCAAAACCTACAACGTGCCGAAGGCGATCATTGACCGGGCACTGGAGAAAGCCAAAGGCAGCGGTGAAGAAAGTTATGAAGAGTTGCGTTACGAAGGGTTCGGTCCCGGCGGAACGATGCTGATCGTGGAGGCTCTGACCAATAACGTTAACCGTACAGCTCCTCAGGTACGTTCGGCATTCAGCAAGAATGGCGGGAATATGGGCGTGAGCGGCTCGGTAGCCTACATGTTCGATTCCACAGCGGTTATCGGCGTAGAAGGCAAATCCGCCGACGAAGTCATCGAGCTGCTGTTCGATGCCGAAGTCGATGTGCGCGATGTGCTGGAAGAAGACGAGGCGGTCATTGTGTACGCTGAGCCGGATCAGTTCCACGCGGTGCAGGAGGCTTTTAAAAGCGTAGGCATTACCGAATTTACCGTGGCTGAGCTGACCATGCTGCCGCAGAATTTCGTAGCAGTGTCTGAAGACGCCCAGGCCCAATTCGACAAGCTGATTGATGCACTCGAAGAAATCGAGGATGTCCAGCAGGTCTATCACAACGCCGATTCGGAAGAGGAATAATACAGCGGCTGCACCTCAGATTGAATGAGGGGCAGCCGTTTTATTATGATCAGGAATAACAAGGCGAGCGGGAGATGAGGTGGGTGATGTGTCGATCAGCGCTGCCTCATTTGCTGAACTTGGTGGCAACCACGCCAACTGTATTTCGTACATTTATTTCGGTTCTAAATCGTCCCAAAACAACTTTAGCTGTATTTGGTGCAGTTATTTTTCGGAAAAATGCTCCTCAACGCCAAAATGGGGAATTATAAATGTACGAAATACAGTTATACCTCAATCTGCCGCCAAATTCGCTGTTATAAATGTACGAAATACAGTTAAAATCAAAACTGCCAAAGTTACCTGTCATCATCCACACTTATCTGCTCCCAACAACCATCTGCTCCCAACAACCAACCTGCACTTTCTACCTTCAACTTGGCTGGCGGAGGAACTTCCTCATTAACACAGCAGGCAGCAGCTCGCCTGTCCAGTTTAGCTCGGGTAGCTCCATAAGGACGACCGGGTTTAATCCCTTCCCCCTATATACCTTGACCACGAATGAAGCAGATGTGTTAAACACATCCTATTCAGGGTAATCACTACTACATCCATACTACAACATGACATTAGAGGCAAGATCAAGGGGGACATCGTATGAAATGGAGAGGCAGAAGAGGAAGCTCCAACGTAGAAGACCGCAGAGGCAGCGGTGGCGGAGGAGGCTTGGGCGGCGGTAAACTAATCGGCGGGGGAATTGGCGGCATAGTGATTCTGCTGATTGTCACCCTGCTGGGCGGCAATCCGGGAGATCTGCTCGATGGCATTACCGGCGGCGGCTCAGACACCAGTGCTCCCTATACTGAAACGCAACAGGAGAAGGAGCTAGCGGACTTCGTGTCTGTAGTGCTGGCGGATACAGAGGACGTATGGTCAGAAGTATTCCAGCAAAACAACCAGGTCTACGAGAATCCCAAGCTGGTCTTATACACGGAGAGTGTGCAATCGGCTTGCGGGGTATCGGGCGCTTCGGCGGGCCCCTTCTATTGTCCGGGGGATCAGAAGCTGTACATAGACCTTAGCTTCTATGATGAGCTGCAGCGGGAGTTCCAGGCTCCCGGCGACTTCGCGATGGCTTATGTCATTGCCCATGAGGTGGGGCATCATGTGCAGACTCTGCTCGGAGCATCCGACACGCTGAAT
This window encodes:
- the ypfJ gene encoding KPN_02809 family neutral zinc metallopeptidase, with the translated sequence MKWRGRRGSSNVEDRRGSGGGGGLGGGKLIGGGIGGIVILLIVTLLGGNPGDLLDGITGGGSDTSAPYTETQQEKELADFVSVVLADTEDVWSEVFQQNNQVYENPKLVLYTESVQSACGVSGASAGPFYCPGDQKLYIDLSFYDELQREFQAPGDFAMAYVIAHEVGHHVQTLLGASDTLNAQRQQLSETQFNQKLVQFELQADYLAGVWAHHAQGMNLLEEGDLDEALTAASAVGDDTIQKKAQGYVVPESFTHGTAEQRKSSFYSGFESGTLAGASGL
- a CDS encoding 5-methyltetrahydropteroyltriglutamate--homocysteine S-methyltransferase; amino-acid sequence: MISPVTGTRRTAPPFRSEIVGSFLRTEEIHEARRLQELGEITAEQLYAVETAEIRKLLRMEQELGLQAVTDGEFRRSWWHLDFFLGLQGTVKIDLNPAGGRPEANQRAESFRIIDRISFKDHPMVRQFKDLKAMTANSVPKMTIPSPALFHFVENHNGNDVYPDQETLYQDIIAVYKDALQAFYDAGCRYLQLDDTTWGTLCSGRHRAHLRSRGIDPDQLAKDYVRLINESISGRPADMTVALHVCRGNFRSAWFAAGGYEPIASELFAHAKVDVFFLEYDNERSGGFEPLRFIKDQFVVLGLVTTKHGGLESKESLKARIEEAAEYVDIEKLCLSPQCGFASTEEGNRLTEEEQWDKLRLVKETADEIWV
- a CDS encoding class I SAM-dependent methyltransferase translates to MKLADPTTHKDWLPPHSFAWYAQLEALTGEYAYPWHSTTAGRDGEQIFDKEVAELVPGQRVLDIGCGDGAYTISWSPSVKSIVGLDVTPGFIETGNAHKLANVSFVAASTKAALPFANGEFDCAYNRKGPTSAYPDLSRVVRQGGLILGLHPGDHRLGELAGLIPTLFKAVIPAERPVLDKLESQLAGGNFAQSSVDLVTHLEYLHQPLDVIRLSCFGQTSAVHEMMISEVLPAVEQHFREHATPSGLAVSNEYYIVRITV
- a CDS encoding MFS transporter; protein product: MQHQWKKAFAIIFSGQIFSILTTSMVQFSIIWHLTETTGSASVLMIAGLAGFLPQAILGPFIGVWLDRWNRKKTMIIADSAIAFFSLVLGLYFFFGEPSLAFVYLILMIRSIASAFHAPAFQAAIPLLAPEEQLTRVAGWQQMVFSFSNVIGPALGIAVYSATSLGTVLFLDVAGALIANIMLLFVSIHQPKTETLQTPSFLNEFKLGWDAFIKVKPIVLITMATAVFGIVFMPLATLFPFMTLSYFGRGGYSASIVEAVFGIGMIIGGVMLSVLASKWKDITYMSLSLALIGLTCVVSGLLSKEAFVLFVILSFFMGSAAPFFNGPYMAMIQRAFEPAMLGRVISLVTSVMLLSSPIGLLLAGPIVNRYGVQVWFFWSGVVIILTGIFIFFRFKRMRVEL
- a CDS encoding YebC/PmpR family DNA-binding transcriptional regulator, with product MGRKWNNIKEKKASKDANTSRVYAKFGVEIYVTAKKGEPDPEANRALKVVLERAKTYNVPKAIIDRALEKAKGSGEESYEELRYEGFGPGGTMLIVEALTNNVNRTAPQVRSAFSKNGGNMGVSGSVAYMFDSTAVIGVEGKSADEVIELLFDAEVDVRDVLEEDEAVIVYAEPDQFHAVQEAFKSVGITEFTVAELTMLPQNFVAVSEDAQAQFDKLIDALEEIEDVQQVYHNADSEEE
- a CDS encoding LysR family transcriptional regulator produces the protein MTLQQLRYAIEIASSGSMNEAAKKLFVSQPSLSNAIKELETELGITIFERTNRGISISVEGIEFLGYARQIIEQTELMENRYTGKKRSPLYFSVTTQHYAFAVDAFVTLMNQSEVQEYNFSLRETQTYEIIEDVRTLRSDLGILYINESNYKLMNKLFSDGNLKFTPLFNTVPHVYLRDSHPLAHKESICLEDIHSFPYVTFEQGQNNSLHFSEEMLSFTGTDKHIKVTDRATLSHLLLGTDCYTVGTGILASELDGDGMLTIPFDSEEVFTVGWIAHKDRKASPIASAYIDLLNDLVARKSFEFNQFLL
- a CDS encoding 5-methyltetrahydropteroyltriglutamate--homocysteine S-methyltransferase, with protein sequence MELTAGEAALPRQTIPSPAQFLSELQRGENKQTTEAVYSSQDELVADIAAAYRDAIQAFYELGCRNLQLDDCTWGMLCDKGYWEYRQKEGVDVNEIAKLYAHINNEAIKDHPADMVITMHVCRGNFHSTWAASGGYEPIAEVLFGTVDVDGLYLEFDTDRAGGFAPLRFIKDQQVVLGLFSSKTGELENKEEILKRIAEAAEYVDINRLSISPQCGFASTEEGNILTEEQQWAKLRFIKEIADGVWQ